Sequence from the Mesorhizobium sp. PAMC28654 genome:
TCATTCGGCGGCGTTTCGCTCGAACTGCATCGGGCTGATGTAGTCGAGCGCGGAATGCCGCCGGATGGGATTGTAGAAGCCGTCGATATATCGGGCAATGGCGGCTTGGGCATCGGCGCGGGTAAGGAAAGAGGTGCGCCAGATCAGTTCAGTTTTCAGCGTCTTGAAGAATGTTTCGACCATGGCGTTATCAAAGCAATTGCCCTTGCCTGACATTGAGATGATGACGCCGGCGGCACGCAATTCGGCTTGGTAGTCGATAGAACAATATTGGCTGCCGCGGTCGGAGTGGTGAATGAGGCCGGGTTCCGGCTGCCGCATGACGAACGCCTTGTTGAGCGCTGCCAGAGCCAGGCTGCGGTGTAGCCGGTTGCCAGCAGCCCAGCCAACGACCTTGCGGGCAAACAGATCGATGACGACAGCAAGGTACAACCAGCCCTCCCGCGTCCAGATGTAGGAGATGTCGGCACCCCATTTCTGGTTGGGACCAGTGGCGGCAAAATCCTGGTCGATGACATTGGGGGCAACCGGAAAGGCGTGTTCGCTGTCCGTCGTGCGCTTGAACCGCCGCTTCTGTCTTGCCTGGAGGCCATTCTCCCGCATCAGACGCGCCGTTCGTCGCCGGCCAATGGCAAAGCCATTGTCTTGCAGTTCCCGCGTCATGCGCGGGCTACCATAGGTTCCGTTCGACAGCGCGAACGACGATCGCACATGCGCCAGCATTATCATGTCGTCGCGCTGCCGGCGGCACGCCGGCCGGCGCCCCCAGGCAAAGTAGCCGCTCGGGCTGACACCCAGCGTCGCGCACAAACGGTCCACAGGGAAATCCTTCTTCGCCTGGTCGATGAGCGCGAACCTCACCGACTTCCCTCCTTGACGAAAAAAGCCGTCGCCCGTTTCAAGATATCCCGCTCCTGCCGAAGGATTTCATTCTCCCGCCGCAGCCGTTTCAATTCAGCGGCGACATCAGCATCAGGCGGACGCCCAGGATCGCCCATCTCACGATCCAGCTGCCGACCCATCCATCGCGTCAGCGTCGAGAAACCAACACCAAGATCCTCCGCGATCTGCCGCTTCGTCCGACCGCTCGTTCGCACAAGGCCAACCGCCTCCGCCTTGAACGCATCCGTAAACTGTCTCTGTTTCGTCATCGAGGTCGCCTTTCATCAGAAGGAAACTCTCCACTTTTTCGGGGCAAGTCCATGGCTTCTTCCTGGTCGTGCGTGACGAACAGGAAGGTGGTCTTGATCTCGCGCTGGATGGACTTCAGGAACTCCTGCATCTGCCGGCGCAATTCGAGATCGAGCGCCGCGAGCGGCTCATCCAGCAGGATCAGGCGCGGCTGGCAGATCAGCGCGCGCGCCAGGGCGACGCGCTGGCGCTGGCCGCCGGAAAGCTGCGCCGGAAACCGGTCGGCAAAAAGCCCGAGCTGGACGAGTTCCAAGGCTTCCGCGACGCGGCGGGCAATCTCCTTGCGCGGCACGTGGCGAACCGAAAGCCCGTAGCCGACATTGCCGGAAACGGTCAGGTGCGGAAACAGCGCATAATCCTGAAACACGGTGTTGAAGGGCCGCCGGTTGATTGGCATGCGGCTGATATCCTGACCGTCTAGCCGGATTTCGCCCGCTGTCAGTGGCTCGAGCCCGCCGATGAGCCGCAGGACCGTGGTCTTGCCTGAGCCGGATGGTCCTTGATCGAAAGGTCGATGTCGTGCAGCACGGGAACCGTGCCGTAGGATTTCGAGACGGACCGTAGCGTAAGCAGGTCGGTGTTCTGGTTCATTGGATACTCTCGACGTGCGCTTTTCGGCGGTCCGGAATGCCCGAACCGCCGGGTCCTTCAAATGCCAGGGATCAGGGCGTGGCCTTGACCTCGTTCCACATGTCCGAACGCTTCAGCGGATCCTCGACATTGTTCAGCCAGACCAGCTTGTCGTTGCCGCCGGCGCTGCTGGATTCGGTCACGGTGTTGCCGAAGCCGGTGCGCTCGGACAGCGTGCCGCTGACCTCTTTGCTCAGCATGAAGTTGATCCATTTCTCGGCGGCATCGTTGTCGCGGACGCCTTTGGAAATGACCCAGTTGTCGAGCCAGGCAAGTGCGCCTTCGCTCGGATTGACGTAGGCGACATGGGCGCCGACCTTCTGAAGCGCCTTGACCTGCTGCTGGCCGTAATTGGCCCAGATCAGCGCGACGTCATTGTTCTGGAAGATCTGCTGGGCTTCGTCGGCGGTGGTGTAGAAGCTCAACACGTTGCGCTTCAGCTCAACCAGCTTGGCCTTGACCGCCGCCATCTGCTCTTCGTTGAGGTTGAACGGATCCTTGTAACCGAGCGTCAACGCGGTGAACGAGAAATTGTGCTCGCCGTTGTCGTAGGCCAGCACCTTGCCCTTGTATGCCGGGTCCCACAGGACCGACATCGAGGTCGGCGCGGGCTTCACCTTGTCGGTGTCGTAGATCAGGCCGATCGAGTCGAAGCAGAACGGAATGCCGTAGACCTTGCCGTCCTTGGTGACGCCGCTGACCGACGTCAGATCGCGGAAGCGCGGCAGCACCTCTTTCTGGTTGGGGAGCTTTGCCACGTCGATCGGCGACACGAGGTCGGCCTTGATGTAGCGCTGCAACTGGGCGGTGTTGACGGCGAAGACGTCGAAGTCCTGCCCTTCGCTGCCCTTGATCTTGGCCCAGATCTCGTCATCGCTGCCGATGAAAACAACGTCGACGCCGATGCCGGTCTTGGCCGTGAAGTCCTTGACCCAGTCCGCGTCCGCGTAGCCATCCCAGGCCAGCACACGAAGGTTTGCCGCAAACGCCGCCGAGGTCATCAGACCGATGCCCAGGCCGATCGTGGCCATTTTCAGAAACAGTCTCTTCAGTCCCATTGTCATTCTCCCATTATCGTTGTCGTGAACCGCAGTCTTCGGACCTTTGCCGTCACAGCTGGGTGACGGTGACCAGCCCCTCGTCCGGCACCGACTCCATCCGGTTGCGCAGTGGCTTGCCGAATTCCTGTGCCTGGATTTCATACTCGTCGCCGGGAGCCGTCTGGACGCCGGAGGCGTAGCTCATCACCGCCGCGCCGAAGAAGTAGGCGTGCAGGTCGCCCGGACGGCGATGCATCGGGTAGCGGAAATGGTAGTGTTCGAGATTGGCGATCGAATGCGACATGTGCGCCTCGCCCGACAGGAACTCCTGTTCCCAGATGACGGCGCCATTACGCGTGATGCGGGAATGGCCACGCACTTCGTTCGGCAGCTCGCCGATCAGCAGTTCCGGGCCGATCGAGCAGGACCGAAGCTTGGAATGAGCGAGATAGAGATAGTTTTCGCCCTCCGTCACATGGTCGGAATATTCGTTTCCGAGCGCGTAGCCGATGCGATAGGGATGGCCGTCCGGCCCGTTGAGATAGAGCCCGACGATCTCGGCTTCCTCGGCCCCGGCCTTCGCGAATGCCGGCATCGGCAGCGGCGCGCCGGGGGGCACGACGCAGGTGCCGACGCCCTTGAAGAACCACTCGGGCTGGATGCCGATCTTGCCGGTGCCGGGCTTGCCGCCCTCCAGCCCCATGCGGAAAATCTTGAGGGAATCAGATTCCGTTGCACCCTCGCCATGGGTCAGCACATGCATCTGGTTGCGCGCGGCCGCACTTCCCGTGTGGGTCAGGCCCGTGCCGGTGACGAGGAATCGCGCCGGCTCGGCGTGATCGACGGGGGCCAGCACACGGCCTTCGCTCAAAAGCTTGTCATAATCGATCTGCTCGGCAGTCGTGCGCTCCTCGACAAGCGTCTCGATGGAGACGCCTCGGGCGATTGCGGCTTCCGCCAGTTCCAGGACGGTGTTCGTTCCCTCGAGCGGGTGTAGATGGTCGCCATATTCGGAAACACGGCCGACGCGCCGGCTTCCATCGGGCATTTTGAATTGAACAAGACGCATGAAATTCCCTTCCTCCTTCAGGGCTGTCCGGGTCACACCCAGCCCCCGTCGACGATGAACTGCTGGCTGGTGCACATGCGGCTGTCGTCGGCGGCGAGGAACAGCGCCATACGCGCGATATCCGAAGACTGCAGCCGGTCGGGCAGGCACTGCCTTTCCTCGATCTGGCGCTCTCCGGCCGGAGTCAGCCACAGGCGCATCTGGCGCTCGGTCATGACCCAGCCCGGCACCATGCAGTTGACGCGGATGCGCTCCTGCCCGAGCTCGCGGGCAAGCGCCCGCGTCATGCCGTAGACAGCGGCCTTCGCGGTGACATAGGCCGGGCAATCCGGATCGCCGACCATCCAGGTGATGGAGCCGAAATTGATGATCGAGCCGCCGCCCTGTGCGCTCATCTGCGGGCGCACGGCTTGCGCGGCAAAGAACTGGTGGCGAAGGTTGACCGCCATGCGATCGTCCCAATAGGCGACGGTCACATCCTTGGTCTGATGACGATCATCGCTGCCCGCATTGTTGCAGAGGACCTGGATCGGACCATTGTGCTGCATCGCCTGCGTGGCGGCCGCCTGCAAGGCCTCGATGTTGCGCAGGTCGCACGGGATGAACAGCGGTGCTGCGTGGCCCTCCGCCGCGATCGCGTCGACGACCCGCCTTGAAGGCTCCTCGGCCAGGTCGACGAAGGCAACGCGGCTCCCTTGGGCGCAGAAGTGGCGCACCAGGCTTTCGCCGATGCCGCTGCCACCGCCGGTTATGAAGACGCTGCGGCCCTTGAGGCTGGGGTAGATTGCGTAGCTTTTGGCTTCGTCAGTCATGGCGCGTCCGTCTAGTGGGAATGCCGGGGGATGCCGGCATCGCGGCGGCCCACGAGAAAGTCGAAATCACAGCCTGCATCGGCCTGCAGGACGCGCTCGACGTAGAGGCTCTGGTAGCCGCCCACAGGTGGCGTCGGCGGCGCCCAGTCGCGGCGTCGGATCGCGAGTTCCTCGTCCGAAACCAGAAGCTCCAGCCGACGGCCGGCGACATCCAATTCGATGAGATCGCCATCGCGCACCAGTGCCAGCACACCGCCTGCCGCCGCTTCGGGAGCGACGTGCAGAACCACGGTGCCATAGGCGGTGCCGCTCATGCGCGCATCGGAGATGCGCACCATGTCGGAGACGCCCTGCTTGAGCAGCTTGGCCGGCAGCGGCATGTTGCCGACCTCGGCCATGCCGGGATAACCGCGCGGCCCGCAATTCTTCAGCACCATCACCGAAGACGCGTCGATATCCAGGTCGGGATCGTCGATGCGGGCGTAATAGTGCTCGATGTTCTCGAACACGACGGCCTTGCCGCGATGCTGCATCAACTCAGCCGTGGCCGCGGATGGTTTTATGACCGCCCCGTTGGGTGCGAGGTTGCCGCGCAGGATCGATATCCCGCCCTCCTCGGTCAGCGGATTCTCTAGCGGGCGGATCACCTCATGATTGTAGTTGGGAGCGCCGTCGACCAGCTCGCCGATAGTCTTGCCGGTGACGGTCATGACGTCGCGTTGAAGAAGCCCCGCCCCATCAAGCGACGCCATGACCGCGGCCAGCCCCCCGGCGTAGTAGAAATCTTCCATCAGGAACCGACCGGATGGCATCAGATCGACGATCGTCGGCACGCCACGTCCGAGGCGATCCCAGTCATCAAGGCTCAGATCGACCCCGACCCGGCGCGCAATGGCGATCAGATGCAGCACCGCATTGGTCGAGCCGCCGATCGCGCCATTGACGCGAATGGCATTTTCGAAGGCCGCCTTGGTGAGGATCTGCGAAATGGTCACGTCCTTGTGGACGAGATCGACGATGCGGCGACCGGCCAGATGAGCCAGCACGCCACGACGGGAATCCACTGCCGGGATGGCCGCATTGTCGGGCATGCCGATGCCGAGCGCCTCGACCATGCTGGCCATCGTCGAAGCCGTGCCCATGGTCATGCAACTGCCCGCCGATCGGCTCTGGCCCTGCTCGGCCGCGAGGAAGTCCGCGACCGGCATGCGGCCCGCCTTCACCTCTTCGGCGAATTTCCAGACATGGGTTCCCGAGCCGATATCCTGGCCGCGGAACTTGCCGTTGAGCATCGGACCGCCCGAGACGGTGATGGTCGGCAGATTGCAGGACGCAGCCCCCATCAAAAGTGCGGGCGTGGTCTTGTCACATCCGGCCAGCAGAATGACGCCATCGATCGGATTGGCGCGGATGGATTCTTCCACGTCCATGCTGGCGAGGTTGCGAAACAGCATGGCGGTCGGGCGCATGTTGCTTTCGCCCAGTGACATCACCGGAAACTCGAGCGGCAGGCCACCCGCCTCGTAGACGCCGCGCTTGACGTGTTCGGCCAGCCCACGCAGATGGGCGTTGCAAGGGGTCAATTCCGACCAGGTATTGCAGATGCCGATCACCGGACGGCCGTCGAACTCGTCGCCGGGAATGCCCTGGTTCTTCATCCAGCTGCGGTGCATGAAGGCATTCTTGCCCTCGCCGCCAAACCATGCCGCTGAACGCAACTTGCGCTTTTCTTCCGTCACGATTGCTGTTCCCGATCCTTGCGGCGCTTATTGCGATTGTCGACGCTGCGGCGCACGTCTTCCTCGGCATTGTCGATCAGCACGAGCAGCGCCTTCTGCGCACCCGGACCGTCACCGGCGGCGATCTTCTCGGCCACCTCCCGGTGCAGCGGCAGCGAATGGCGCTGCCCCTCCGGATTGTCGTTGGAGAGGCGAAAGCTCATCACCAGGGCGGTTTCGACGAGTGCCGCCAGCGAGCCGATCAGTTCGTTCCCGGTCATGCGCAAAATGGTCTGGTGGAACACCAAGTCGGGCTTGGCGAAGCGGTCGCCGTCGTCGCTGAAAGCTTCCATTTCGGCCAGCGCGGCATTGATCTCGGCAATTTGCGCAGGCGTCGCGCGCTGGGCCGCGAGCGCTGCCGACATGGGTTCGATGGCACGGCGCAACTCGAACAGCGCCCTGACATCCTCATCGCTGACGCCTGCCGCGTAGCGCCAGGACAAGACGTCAGGATCGAGGAAATTCCAGTCGGCGCGGGGACGCACCCGTGTGCCGGTCTTCGGCCGCGACTCGACGAGCCCCTTGCCCGCCAGAACCTTGATCGCCTCGCGCAGCACGGTGCGGCTAACCCCCAGCATTTCACTGGAATCGTCCGCGTTGGGCAGCGCTTCGCCGGGCAGGAAATCGCCTTGCACGATGCGCAATCCGATCTGCTCGACAACTGTCGCATGCAGTGCCGTCGAGCCGCTGGAAACGGCGACCGCGACGCGCGATGTTCGCGCCGTGCTGAAGGATTTCTTATTCTTCATACTATTCATATGATATGTTTTATAGGCGCGGCGGCAGGAGTCAAGCGGGAGAGCATTGCCGACAAATGATTTTGCGCCGCCGCGACCGAGCGGACCGGCGCTGGACCAAGATGTGATTTCCGTGGATGTCTTCTTCAGCCGTTGGACAGCCCTATATGCCCAAGCAGACCGTGTGCCGGACCGACAGCAAGAGGCGCGCGGGCTCGATCGATCCACCCCCTAGAGGTCAGACATGCCCAGCGCCGAAACCCTCGAAAGATTCATCGCCTGCGTCGAGCGCAATGCCCACATCGAAGCCGTCGAACAGTTCTACACGGCAGGTTCGACGATGCAGGAAAACCAGGCTCCGCCTCGCGTGGGGCGGGATGCGCATGTCGCGAACGAACACAAGGTGATGGCCAGGGTCAAGACAATGGAATCCCGATGCGTGCGACCGGTGTTCGTCAATGGCGACCATGTGGTGATCCGCTGGGTGTTCCATTTCGAATGGAAGGACGGGACCGCCACGCATATGGAGGAATTGGCCTATCAGCGGTGGGAAGGAGAATTCGTCGCGCAGGAGACATTCTTCTACGACCCCGCGCAGCGCCACCCCCGGTAACCGGCTGCTTCGGTCCGAGGCTCGCGAACGGCTTGTGTTTACGTGCCGGTCGCGCGCGCGGTGATGCGTTCGAGCCCGAGCAGCAGGACCAGGGTCGCCACCACCAGGATCATGGTCAGTGCCGCTCCGGCAAAGATGTCGCCGCGATCAGTAAGAGAGAAGATCGACACCGGCAGCGTCACCCAGCCCGGCGGATAGACCATCACGGTGGCGCCGAGTTCGCCCATGGAGAGCGCGAAGCTCAGGCCGAAGGCAGCGACCAGATAGGGCGCGAGCAGAGGCAGGGTGACATGCCAGAGCCGGTATCCCGGCCGCGCTCCGAGGCTTGACGCAACCTGCTCGAAGTCGGGCGAAAGCCGTGCCAGACCCGCCGAGACATTGCCGAAGGTGAAGGCCGAGATGAGCACGAAATGCGCGATCAGGACGATCGCCACCGTGCCGTTGAGCAGCAGGGGCGGATGGCTGAAGGCAACCAGCAGGCCAAGGCCGACGGACACCGAAGGCACGGCGCTGGGAATGAAGAACAGCAGGCCGAGCAATCGCTTGAGAGAGGGACCCTGAAGACGAAGCGACAGCGCCGCCCAGGTGCCGCTGACCAGCGCCAGCGCGCTGGCCAGGAAGCCGGTGACCAGGCTTGCCTTCACCGAGTCGCCGGCGGCGCCGCTGATGACATCGCTATAGTGCTCGGTCGTCAGGCCGCTCGGCAACACACCGTTCCATTGGTCGGCAAGACTGGACAGCAGGATGACGGCAAGCGGCGCCAGGAACAGCACGCCGAACAGCAGCGCGAAGAGCACCCACAGGACAATGCGACCGGGCCGCGACCAGACCAGCATGGCTAGGCTCCCAACCGGCCGGCGGCGAAGCGATAGAGCCCGAACAGGCCCAGCGACAGCGCGACGTTGATCACGGCGATGATGCAGGCGACCTGGTAGGCCGATTCCTGGATCGCCTTGCTGTAGATCAGCAGCGGCAGCGTGATGACGCCCTTGGCGCCGATGAACAGCACGATGCCGAATTCATTGACCGTCAAAAGCAGGCACAGGCTGCCGCCGGCAATGAGCGCGGGGATCGCCGCCGGCATGATGACTTGTCGGACAATGCGGAACGGGCGCGCGCCGAGCACGCTTGCCGCCTCGATCTGGCCGCGATCGACCAGCGAAAAGGAGGCGAGCAGCGGCCGCAGGATGAAGGGCGTGTAGACGGTGACCTCGGCCAGGATCACGCCCCAAGCCGAGTAGAGGAAATCGACTGGGGGCAGCGGCAGCGAAAAGGTTTCCATCAGACCAGCATTGAGCATGCCGGCCGAGCCGTAGAGGAAGGTGAAGGCAAGCGTGACCAGGAAGGTCGGCAGCGCGATGAAAGTGTCGATCAGCCGGGCGATGAAGCCACTGCCAGGGAACGGCACGAAAGCCAGGATCAGCGCCAGCACGAGGCCGACGATCAGGCATCCGGCAGTCGCGGCTATGGAGATCGTCACCGTGTTGATCAGCGCATTGAGGAAGAAGCGCGAATGGAGGACACTGACAACCTCCGCGAAATTAGCAACGCCGCTGTCGTCAAGAAAGGCTTGCCGGGCAATAAGCGCCAGCGGGTAGAAGAACAGCAGCGCCAGCAGGGCCGCAGGCGGCACGATCCAGAATTTGCCGGGTTCTCTCCTGACGCCCGGCGCGGCGATGACAACGGCCTCAGACACCGGCGTCTTCCGGAACAAGCGATGTGTCGGCGGGCGCAAAGAAGAGCGGGACCTTGGCACCCGCCTCTGGCAAGGCGATCGGCAGCCTCGTCGCCGAGGCACGCACCGGCGTGCCGTCGACGTCGAGCACGAGATGGGTGAGTTCGCCCTGCCAGTGCACTTCCTTCAACGTGCCGACGATGCGGTTGGTATGCTCGCTGTCGGCCGTCAGGCTGAGGTGCTGGGGACGAATGCACAGCAGGCTCTTGTCGCCGGCCTTCTCGTTGCGGCCGGCACCAGTGAGCACCGCATCGCCATACCTGGCCGTGGCAAAACCCTTCAACCCAGCGGCTTCGGAAACGGTCACCGGCAGAAGATTGGCCCGACCGAGAAATTCGGCGGTGAAACGGTTGGGCGGACGCTGGTAGAGTTCGGCCGTTGGCCCATGCGAACAGACTCTGCCGTCCCGCATGATGGCGATTTTGTCGGCGAGCGTCAGCGCCTCCGTCTGATCGTGGGTGACATAGAGGATGGTTAGGCCCGGCAGGTTGCGATGCAGACGGGCAATTTCCTCGACCATGTTGCGGCGAATCTGCGCGTCGAGCGCCGAAAGAGGCTCGTCAAGCAGGAGCACGCGCGGCCGTACCGCGAGAGCCCTTGCAATGGCGACACGCTGCTGCTGGCCGCCCGAAAGCTCGCGGGGATAGCGACTGGCATAGGCCGACATGCCGACGGTGGCGAGCGCATCCTTGATCCGCTCGGCGATCAGCGCCTTGTCGGCGCCTTGCGCTCTAAGGCCGAAGGCGACGTTGTCCTCGACCCGCATGTGGGGAAACAGCGCGTAGTTCTGCACCACCATGCCGAGCCCACGCTCATAAGGCGGCAGGTCGGTCACGTCGGTCCCGCCGATGCGTATCCGCCCGCTCGCCGGCCGCACGAAGCCGGCCACTGCCCGCAAGGCGGTCGTCTTGCCGGAGCCGGACGGACCGATCATCGCCAGGATCTCGCCCGGAGCAATGTCCAGGGTCAGCGGGTGCAGGACGACATGCGCACCATAGGCGACGCTGACCTTGTCGAAGTGGACGTTGGAGCCGGCGCCGCGAACTTTCGCGGCGTCGATGTCCACGACACTGGTACCTGTGAAGGCGGCGGCCGACATGGCATGGTCCTCCGGATTTCCCTTGCGGATCAACTTCCGGTCGCTTCGTTCCACTTCTTGACGTAGTCGGGAAGCTTGCTCAGTGCGTCGTTCCAGTCCGGAGACCATACCGTCACGCCTTTCAATGCATCCTGCAGCTTGGCGTAATTCGCGTCGGTCGGCGTCACGTCCTTGCGGGCGGGCATGCCGAGGGCAACGGAGCTTACCGTCGATTGGGCTTCCTTGGAAAGCAGGAAGTCGATCAGCTTCTTGCCGTTGTCACTGTTGGGGGCTCCGGTCACCAGACCGATCTCATAGGGCAGCGCGAAGGTGGACCGCACGCCGTCCGGCCCCGCCGGCCAGAACACCTTGATGTTGGGATTGGCGGCCATCTGCGACATGTTCATCTGCAGATCGCCATTGGCGACATGGAGTTCGCCCTTGTTGACCAGCGCGGTCAGCTTGCCGGTCGAGGCGGACGGGCCGACATTGTTGTCCTGCAGCTTCTTCATGAAACCGAAGCCGGCATCTTCACCACCAAAGGCATGGATCACCTGCAGCATGACAGCGGTGCCGTCGCCGGCCTGGCCGGGGGTCGAATACTGGATCTTGCCCTTGAACTTCGGGTCGAGCAGATCGGTGTAGCTCTTCGGTGCCTCGGAAAGCACGGCGCTGTTGTAGATGAAATTCATGTAGTTGTTGACCAGCGGCCGGTACTTGTCGGTGCCGCCGTCGATCTGGGCCGCGGCTTCCGGCTTGTAGTCCTGCAGAAGGCCGTCCGCCGCTGCACGCTGCACGAAAGGCGGCAAGGTGACCAGCACGTCGGCCTGCGGGTTCGATTTCTCCTTGGCGACGCGCTCGACGACACCGCCCGAGCCTGCCTCGATATACTGCACCTTGACGCCGGTGGCCTTGGTGAAGGCGGCGAATTCGGTCTCGAACCAGCTGCCGTTGCCGTCATGCAGGCCGTCGGCGGCATAGATGGTGACGACACCGTCGGCGAGCGCCGGCCCGACAAGAGCCGACGAGGCGGAGAGAGCGGCGGCAAAGGCCACCAGGATAGCTGTATTTCGTGATTTCATGGTTCAGTTCCCCTTTGATTGAAGGCACATTCTGCGATGCACTAAGACGATCGGCGGTGGATCTGCTGGCCCACGTTGCGCCGGTTGGATGTCGTCGTTGTGACAACTCTGGGGACTGGCGATCGATAAGTAAAATCTATT
This genomic interval carries:
- a CDS encoding IlvD/Edd family dehydratase → MTEEKRKLRSAAWFGGEGKNAFMHRSWMKNQGIPGDEFDGRPVIGICNTWSELTPCNAHLRGLAEHVKRGVYEAGGLPLEFPVMSLGESNMRPTAMLFRNLASMDVEESIRANPIDGVILLAGCDKTTPALLMGAASCNLPTITVSGGPMLNGKFRGQDIGSGTHVWKFAEEVKAGRMPVADFLAAEQGQSRSAGSCMTMGTASTMASMVEALGIGMPDNAAIPAVDSRRGVLAHLAGRRIVDLVHKDVTISQILTKAAFENAIRVNGAIGGSTNAVLHLIAIARRVGVDLSLDDWDRLGRGVPTIVDLMPSGRFLMEDFYYAGGLAAVMASLDGAGLLQRDVMTVTGKTIGELVDGAPNYNHEVIRPLENPLTEEGGISILRGNLAPNGAVIKPSAATAELMQHRGKAVVFENIEHYYARIDDPDLDIDASSVMVLKNCGPRGYPGMAEVGNMPLPAKLLKQGVSDMVRISDARMSGTAYGTVVLHVAPEAAAGGVLALVRDGDLIELDVAGRRLELLVSDEELAIRRRDWAPPTPPVGGYQSLYVERVLQADAGCDFDFLVGRRDAGIPRHSH
- a CDS encoding IS3 family transposase (programmed frameshift), which produces MTKQRQFTDAFKAEAVGLVRTSGRTKRQIAEDLGVGFSTLTRWMGRQLDREMGDPGRPPDADVAAELKRLRRENEILRQERDILKRATGFFRQGGKSVRFALIDQAKKDFPVDRLCATLGVSPSGYFAWGRRPACRRQRDDMIMLAHVRSSFALSNGTYGSPRMTRELQDNGFAIGRRRTARLMRENGLQARQKRRFKRTTDSEHAFPVAPNVIDQDFAATGPNQKWGADISYIWTREGWLYLAVVIDLFARKVVGWAAGNRLHRSLALAALNKAFVMRQPEPGLIHHSDRGSQYCSIDYQAELRAAGVIISMSGKGNCFDNAMVETFFKTLKTELIWRTSFLTRADAQAAIARYIDGFYNPIRRHSALDYISPMQFERNAAE
- the araD1 gene encoding AraD1 family protein translates to MRLVQFKMPDGSRRVGRVSEYGDHLHPLEGTNTVLELAEAAIARGVSIETLVEERTTAEQIDYDKLLSEGRVLAPVDHAEPARFLVTGTGLTHTGSAAARNQMHVLTHGEGATESDSLKIFRMGLEGGKPGTGKIGIQPEWFFKGVGTCVVPPGAPLPMPAFAKAGAEEAEIVGLYLNGPDGHPYRIGYALGNEYSDHVTEGENYLYLAHSKLRSCSIGPELLIGELPNEVRGHSRITRNGAVIWEQEFLSGEAHMSHSIANLEHYHFRYPMHRRPGDLHAYFFGAAVMSYASGVQTAPGDEYEIQAQEFGKPLRNRMESVPDEGLVTVTQL
- a CDS encoding 2-aminoethylphosphonate ABC transporter permease subunit, yielding MSEAVVIAAPGVRREPGKFWIVPPAALLALLFFYPLALIARQAFLDDSGVANFAEVVSVLHSRFFLNALINTVTISIAATAGCLIVGLVLALILAFVPFPGSGFIARLIDTFIALPTFLVTLAFTFLYGSAGMLNAGLMETFSLPLPPVDFLYSAWGVILAEVTVYTPFILRPLLASFSLVDRGQIEAASVLGARPFRIVRQVIMPAAIPALIAGGSLCLLLTVNEFGIVLFIGAKGVITLPLLIYSKAIQESAYQVACIIAVINVALSLGLFGLYRFAAGRLGA
- a CDS encoding ABC transporter substrate-binding protein, which codes for MGLKRLFLKMATIGLGIGLMTSAAFAANLRVLAWDGYADADWVKDFTAKTGIGVDVVFIGSDDEIWAKIKGSEGQDFDVFAVNTAQLQRYIKADLVSPIDVAKLPNQKEVLPRFRDLTSVSGVTKDGKVYGIPFCFDSIGLIYDTDKVKPAPTSMSVLWDPAYKGKVLAYDNGEHNFSFTALTLGYKDPFNLNEEQMAAVKAKLVELKRNVLSFYTTADEAQQIFQNNDVALIWANYGQQQVKALQKVGAHVAYVNPSEGALAWLDNWVISKGVRDNDAAEKWINFMLSKEVSGTLSERTGFGNTVTESSSAGGNDKLVWLNNVEDPLKRSDMWNEVKATP
- a CDS encoding FadR/GntR family transcriptional regulator, with the translated sequence MNSMKNKKSFSTARTSRVAVAVSSGSTALHATVVEQIGLRIVQGDFLPGEALPNADDSSEMLGVSRTVLREAIKVLAGKGLVESRPKTGTRVRPRADWNFLDPDVLSWRYAAGVSDEDVRALFELRRAIEPMSAALAAQRATPAQIAEINAALAEMEAFSDDGDRFAKPDLVFHQTILRMTGNELIGSLAALVETALVMSFRLSNDNPEGQRHSLPLHREVAEKIAAGDGPGAQKALLVLIDNAEEDVRRSVDNRNKRRKDREQQS
- a CDS encoding ABC transporter permease subunit, which translates into the protein MLVWSRPGRIVLWVLFALLFGVLFLAPLAVILLSSLADQWNGVLPSGLTTEHYSDVISGAAGDSVKASLVTGFLASALALVSGTWAALSLRLQGPSLKRLLGLLFFIPSAVPSVSVGLGLLVAFSHPPLLLNGTVAIVLIAHFVLISAFTFGNVSAGLARLSPDFEQVASSLGARPGYRLWHVTLPLLAPYLVAAFGLSFALSMGELGATVMVYPPGWVTLPVSIFSLTDRGDIFAGAALTMILVVATLVLLLGLERITARATGT
- a CDS encoding nuclear transport factor 2 family protein is translated as MPSAETLERFIACVERNAHIEAVEQFYTAGSTMQENQAPPRVGRDAHVANEHKVMARVKTMESRCVRPVFVNGDHVVIRWVFHFEWKDGTATHMEELAYQRWEGEFVAQETFFYDPAQRHPR
- a CDS encoding ABC transporter ATP-binding protein is translated as MSAAAFTGTSVVDIDAAKVRGAGSNVHFDKVSVAYGAHVVLHPLTLDIAPGEILAMIGPSGSGKTTALRAVAGFVRPASGRIRIGGTDVTDLPPYERGLGMVVQNYALFPHMRVEDNVAFGLRAQGADKALIAERIKDALATVGMSAYASRYPRELSGGQQQRVAIARALAVRPRVLLLDEPLSALDAQIRRNMVEEIARLHRNLPGLTILYVTHDQTEALTLADKIAIMRDGRVCSHGPTAELYQRPPNRFTAEFLGRANLLPVTVSEAAGLKGFATARYGDAVLTGAGRNEKAGDKSLLCIRPQHLSLTADSEHTNRIVGTLKEVHWQGELTHLVLDVDGTPVRASATRLPIALPEAGAKVPLFFAPADTSLVPEDAGV
- a CDS encoding SDR family NAD(P)-dependent oxidoreductase codes for the protein MTDEAKSYAIYPSLKGRSVFITGGGSGIGESLVRHFCAQGSRVAFVDLAEEPSRRVVDAIAAEGHAAPLFIPCDLRNIEALQAAATQAMQHNGPIQVLCNNAGSDDRHQTKDVTVAYWDDRMAVNLRHQFFAAQAVRPQMSAQGGGSIINFGSITWMVGDPDCPAYVTAKAAVYGMTRALARELGQERIRVNCMVPGWVMTERQMRLWLTPAGERQIEERQCLPDRLQSSDIARMALFLAADDSRMCTSQQFIVDGGWV